The following coding sequences are from one Leptolyngbya sp. NIES-3755 window:
- a CDS encoding ammonium transporter (ab initio prediction:Prodigal:2.6;~similar to AA sequence:cyanobase_aa:CT0498), whose amino-acid sequence MTNTLFRTRSFKFFVRSLIAMCLVFCTLLIADRVFAADPGGNKTGTAADVQDAQANSFVITEPTDKTAPDYADKEKAFQEFRAQSEREPLAVRLADSVGQNRIAINLTWTLVAGFLVMFMQAGFALVETGFTRAKNASHTMLMNFLVYVIGLTGFWIAGFAIMYGAMPVASLGGTSGLDASKEFVLNLFGKPFGLFSTNGWFLNGDVYDVGVYTIFLFQMVFMDTAATIPTGSMAERWTLKSFAIYGFFMSMILYPLFGNWAWGGGWLSQLGVNFGLGHGYADFAGSGVVHAVGGLCALAGAIALGPRIGKYNDDGSANAIPGHHIPMALLGTFILAFGWFGFNPGSTLGVAGGGLNRVGIIATVTMIAGAGGALSAALYMIFRNGKPDPTMIANGLLVGLVAITAPSGFVGATAGFIIGAIAGILVCLAVEFFDRLHIDDPVGAISVHGVGGLWGVIALGLFADGSAFYGGAWNGVSGSVKGLFYGDPGQLMAQLVGCITLVIWAFGFSFVFFKVLDKFVKLRVPAQVEIDGLDVEETGILAYPEFNLTHNTMTRVEPYPMGNQLNTGEF is encoded by the coding sequence ATGACCAACACTCTATTCCGGACTCGATCGTTCAAATTTTTTGTGCGATCGCTGATTGCCATGTGCCTAGTCTTCTGTACATTGCTGATTGCCGATCGAGTATTCGCGGCTGATCCAGGTGGCAATAAAACAGGAACAGCAGCCGATGTGCAAGATGCTCAAGCAAACTCATTCGTCATCACAGAACCAACTGACAAAACTGCTCCAGACTATGCAGATAAAGAGAAAGCTTTTCAAGAGTTCAGAGCACAATCGGAACGGGAACCTTTAGCCGTTAGACTGGCAGATTCCGTTGGACAAAATCGAATTGCAATTAACCTAACGTGGACGCTCGTGGCAGGCTTCCTCGTCATGTTCATGCAGGCTGGATTTGCGCTAGTAGAAACCGGATTCACCCGCGCCAAAAATGCCTCCCACACCATGCTGATGAACTTCCTGGTCTACGTCATCGGCTTAACCGGATTTTGGATTGCTGGATTCGCGATTATGTATGGTGCGATGCCTGTTGCTTCCTTGGGTGGAACATCAGGACTGGATGCCAGTAAAGAATTCGTGCTGAATCTATTTGGTAAACCCTTCGGATTGTTCTCGACCAATGGCTGGTTCTTGAACGGTGATGTCTATGATGTTGGCGTTTATACTATCTTTCTGTTTCAAATGGTCTTCATGGACACGGCTGCAACGATTCCAACGGGATCAATGGCAGAACGTTGGACATTGAAATCGTTTGCTATCTATGGCTTTTTCATGTCGATGATTCTCTATCCATTGTTCGGGAACTGGGCTTGGGGTGGCGGTTGGCTATCTCAGCTAGGTGTGAACTTCGGATTAGGTCATGGATATGCAGATTTTGCAGGATCAGGAGTGGTTCATGCAGTCGGTGGATTGTGTGCGTTAGCAGGCGCGATCGCACTCGGTCCAAGAATCGGCAAGTACAACGATGATGGTTCAGCAAATGCGATTCCTGGACACCACATTCCAATGGCATTGCTCGGAACATTCATTCTGGCGTTCGGTTGGTTCGGGTTCAATCCTGGCAGTACTTTAGGAGTTGCGGGTGGCGGTTTAAATCGCGTGGGCATCATTGCAACTGTGACGATGATTGCAGGTGCAGGTGGCGCGTTAAGTGCAGCTTTGTACATGATCTTCCGCAATGGCAAGCCTGATCCGACAATGATTGCAAATGGATTGTTAGTCGGACTCGTTGCAATCACGGCTCCATCTGGATTTGTCGGAGCAACCGCAGGATTTATCATTGGCGCGATCGCAGGAATTCTGGTTTGTCTTGCTGTGGAATTCTTCGATCGACTTCACATTGATGATCCCGTAGGTGCAATTTCAGTTCATGGTGTTGGCGGGTTGTGGGGCGTAATCGCGCTCGGATTATTTGCGGATGGAAGTGCCTTTTACGGTGGCGCTTGGAACGGGGTGAGTGGATCAGTCAAAGGATTGTTCTACGGTGATCCGGGTCAACTTATGGCTCAATTGGTCGGCTGTATCACGCTAGTGATCTGGGCATTTGGTTTCTCGTTTGTGTTCTTCAAAGTGCTGGATAAGTTTGTCAAGCTGAGAGTCCCAGCCCAAGTCGAAATCGATGGCTTGGATGTAGAAGAAACGGGCATTCTGGCTTATCCCGAATTCAACTTGACCCACAACACGATGACCAGAGTGGAACCTTACCCAATGGGCAATCAGTTAAACACTGGAGAATTTTAA
- a CDS encoding ammonium transporter (ab initio prediction:Prodigal:2.6;~similar to AA sequence:cyanobase_aa:AM1_3533), producing the protein MPTRSRGGRRIDAWKRLSLRLQDREWRRYAYLLIAGKFVALLLLTLIAIPVITHFVGSPAMAEDPVLKGNDIVNPINTVWTLLAAFLVFGMQVGFTMLEAGFCRSRETVNVLMECIVDTCLCGILFYAFGFAFMFSHGNGFIGTNWFFLQGAPATYESTGVAFLAFWLFQFAFADTCSTITSGAMIGRTGFVGDLLYSIGVSGFIYPIVGHWAWGPDGFLATMGSDHYFLPFLGTSFHDFAGSTVVHTIGGFVALAGAIVLGPRLGRTFKRDGGGPMLPHDLTIAAVGGLILWFGWYGFNPGSTLSAMDFQGIGRVAANTTLAACAGGLGAMFFGYPKTKKWDLGYTVNGFLAGLVAITCPCYWVNPTGSIILGAVAGVVVVLGIDVLEWMRIDDPIGAVPVHGFCGIWGTWSLGLFATGEFGATGPIAPDVSAPLKGLFYGGGFHLLAAQMTGSLIITLSTFALAMALMAAVNLTGTLRVSEAGEREGIDIHEHGVPAYPEYVIQPSATATNPIPGAEPADPFLR; encoded by the coding sequence ATGCCCACTCGATCGCGGGGTGGTCGTAGAATCGATGCCTGGAAACGGTTAAGTCTGCGATTGCAAGACCGCGAATGGCGACGGTATGCGTATCTACTTATCGCTGGAAAGTTTGTCGCGCTCTTATTGCTGACGCTGATTGCAATTCCAGTAATCACTCACTTTGTCGGTTCGCCTGCAATGGCTGAAGATCCAGTCCTCAAAGGCAATGACATTGTGAACCCGATTAACACCGTTTGGACATTGCTGGCAGCGTTCCTAGTGTTCGGAATGCAAGTGGGTTTCACCATGCTCGAAGCGGGATTTTGTCGATCGCGTGAAACAGTAAACGTCTTGATGGAATGTATCGTTGATACTTGTCTCTGCGGCATTTTGTTCTATGCGTTCGGCTTCGCGTTTATGTTCAGCCACGGGAATGGCTTTATTGGCACGAACTGGTTCTTCCTACAAGGTGCTCCTGCAACGTATGAAAGTACTGGCGTTGCCTTCCTTGCATTCTGGTTGTTTCAATTTGCCTTTGCAGATACTTGCTCGACAATTACTTCTGGAGCAATGATCGGACGCACCGGATTTGTCGGAGATTTGCTCTACAGTATCGGCGTGTCTGGCTTTATTTATCCGATCGTTGGACATTGGGCATGGGGTCCAGATGGATTCTTAGCAACAATGGGCAGTGATCATTATTTCCTACCGTTCTTGGGCACGAGCTTCCATGATTTCGCAGGTTCAACTGTAGTCCATACCATCGGTGGATTTGTTGCACTTGCAGGCGCGATCGTACTCGGTCCCCGCTTGGGTCGTACCTTTAAGCGCGATGGCGGTGGTCCGATGTTGCCGCATGATTTGACGATCGCGGCTGTCGGTGGACTAATTCTCTGGTTTGGCTGGTACGGATTTAATCCTGGTTCAACTCTGTCTGCAATGGACTTTCAGGGAATTGGACGAGTTGCAGCAAACACCACTTTGGCGGCTTGTGCGGGTGGACTCGGTGCAATGTTCTTCGGCTATCCCAAAACTAAGAAATGGGATCTCGGCTACACCGTCAATGGCTTCTTAGCAGGATTAGTCGCGATTACTTGTCCTTGCTACTGGGTCAATCCAACAGGTTCGATTATTCTCGGTGCGGTTGCTGGTGTTGTTGTAGTCCTGGGAATTGATGTACTCGAATGGATGCGAATTGATGATCCGATCGGTGCAGTTCCCGTTCATGGTTTCTGTGGAATTTGGGGAACCTGGTCACTCGGATTGTTCGCAACAGGTGAATTTGGTGCAACGGGTCCGATCGCTCCAGATGTTTCTGCTCCGCTAAAAGGTTTGTTCTACGGGGGCGGCTTCCACTTGCTGGCAGCACAAATGACCGGAAGTTTGATTATTACCCTTTCGACATTTGCTTTGGCGATGGCGTTGATGGCGGCAGTGAACTTAACCGGAACGCTGCGGGTGTCAGAAGCAGGGGAACGTGAGGGCATCGATATTCACGAGCATGGCGTTCCAGCCTACCCTGAGTATGTGATTCAACCTTCTGCAACCGCAACGAATCCAATTCCCGGTGCAGAACCCGCTGATCCGTTCTTGCGATAA
- a CDS encoding hypothetical protein (hypothetical protein gll2810;~similar to AA sequence:cyanobase_aa:LBDG_45960): MRFSVSSGSGQVLANGRLVIQTDESGVQRLCFESDRGTFITGGEIAPDGDLSEAAKELYREFFRAWGVMGITMTSIA; the protein is encoded by the coding sequence ATGCGATTTTCGGTGTCGAGTGGATCGGGACAAGTGTTAGCAAACGGAAGATTAGTGATTCAAACCGATGAATCTGGAGTGCAGCGATTGTGTTTTGAAAGCGATCGCGGAACTTTTATCACAGGCGGTGAAATTGCTCCAGATGGAGACTTGAGTGAAGCTGCAAAAGAACTGTATCGGGAATTCTTTCGGGCTTGGGGCGTAATGGGCATTACCATGACCTCGATCGCGTAA
- a CDS encoding two-component response regulator (similar to AA sequence:cyanobase_aa:NIES39_K04220): MREQIKSRILYVDDSHDNCVLFSLVLSEAGYEVQTAQSVATGLQIAQNHQFELYITDLCFPGEHGFDFIRAVRMFDRFTPIVICSVDSRSWIQKQAKQLSTQAFLILPIDLDKILPTITKLLGETFLF, from the coding sequence ATGCGAGAACAGATTAAAAGCAGAATTTTATACGTGGATGATTCTCACGATAATTGCGTCTTGTTCAGCTTGGTTCTATCAGAAGCGGGATATGAAGTTCAGACTGCACAAAGTGTCGCAACGGGCTTGCAAATCGCGCAAAATCATCAGTTTGAACTTTATATCACCGACCTCTGTTTCCCTGGTGAACATGGGTTTGACTTCATTCGAGCCGTTCGGATGTTCGATCGCTTCACGCCGATCGTGATTTGTTCAGTCGATTCCCGCTCATGGATTCAAAAACAAGCAAAGCAACTCAGTACACAAGCCTTTTTAATCCTTCCGATCGATCTCGACAAGATCCTCCCGACGATCACCAAACTGCTTGGCGAAACGTTTCTGTTCTAA
- a CDS encoding hypothetical protein (similar to AA sequence:cyanobase_aa:cce_2806), which produces MINSRQPCGNFILDSLPQAEYDHLRPHLQTVDLRLNEVLIGIDQSIEQVYFPINALVSLVRSTIEGDSVELGVTGYEGVVGLPLLLNHDRSIWEAGVQLAGRALCLNARVFAAMLPELEVLRSKVMDYTFLKLVQVSQSAVCNRFHTVEQRLCRWLLVASDSVQTPELALTREILASMIGANRPSVSIVTGTLQTAGLIRAVRGRVTILDREEMEEATCECYHVMKRDTDRYLQHSER; this is translated from the coding sequence ATGATTAACTCTCGTCAGCCCTGTGGAAATTTCATTCTTGATTCCCTACCACAAGCGGAATACGATCATCTTCGTCCGCATCTGCAAACCGTCGATCTGCGTCTGAACGAGGTCTTGATTGGTATTGATCAATCGATCGAACAAGTTTACTTTCCGATTAATGCGCTGGTTTCTTTGGTCCGTTCGACGATCGAAGGCGACTCGGTAGAATTGGGAGTCACCGGATATGAAGGGGTTGTTGGATTACCTCTGCTACTCAATCACGATCGCTCAATTTGGGAAGCGGGTGTCCAGCTTGCAGGGAGGGCACTTTGCTTAAATGCCAGAGTGTTTGCTGCGATGTTGCCAGAGTTGGAAGTTCTGCGTTCTAAAGTAATGGATTACACTTTCTTAAAACTGGTGCAAGTGTCGCAATCTGCGGTGTGTAATCGATTTCATACTGTAGAACAACGGCTTTGTCGTTGGTTATTGGTTGCCAGCGATAGTGTCCAAACGCCTGAATTAGCGCTTACTAGAGAGATTCTTGCTTCCATGATCGGTGCGAATCGTCCAAGCGTGAGCATTGTAACTGGAACGTTGCAGACAGCCGGATTGATTCGGGCAGTTCGGGGCAGAGTCACGATTCTCGATCGTGAAGAAATGGAAGAAGCAACTTGTGAGTGCTACCACGTCATGAAGCGAGACACCGATCGCTATCTACAGCACTCTGAGCGTTAA
- a CDS encoding transposase IS200-family protein (similar to AA sequence:cyanobase_aa:PCC8801_1338), with product MAKQEYRSGAHCIYSIQLHSYFVCKYRRKALTPEMISRVREVIEFICHKRNCILLEFGGEADHVHLLIDLHPDNNISAFFGSLKSATSRILRSEFPDKVNKFYRTGFWGRQKYYRSAGGAPLNVLMQYIDAHPHD from the coding sequence ATGGCTAAACAAGAGTACAGGAGCGGTGCTCACTGCATTTATTCTATTCAGTTGCACTCTTATTTCGTCTGCAAATATCGTAGAAAAGCACTCACGCCAGAAATGATTTCGAGAGTCAGAGAAGTAATTGAATTCATCTGCCACAAACGAAACTGCATTCTGCTTGAATTTGGCGGTGAAGCAGATCATGTTCACTTGTTGATAGACCTGCATCCTGACAACAATATTTCTGCGTTTTTCGGGAGTCTCAAGTCTGCGACCAGTCGCATTCTTCGGTCTGAATTTCCCGATAAGGTCAACAAGTTCTATCGAACAGGATTTTGGGGACGACAGAAATACTATCGGTCGGCTGGTGGAGCGCCGCTCAATGTGTTGATGCAATACATAGATGCTCATCCACATGATTAG
- a CDS encoding putative transposaseS891/IS1136/IS1341 family protein (similar to AA sequence:cyanobase_aa:PCC8801_2046), producing MYNAAVYNRKTQYQKLGKSVDYFEQQNSLPAFKEVWTEYKELGSQALQATLKRVDFAFQRFFKGLGGYPKFKSIRHYSGWTYPAKPGWKAPITGDNAYLELSNLGWIQMRGKPRTWGTPNTCTICYRNGKWYASITVQCQPERELGQGVIGADFGCKTAVALSDGTKIEAPKFLATAQKQIRKLSKQLRRKRKPEKRKIKASRRWKATQRKISKVKRKAANQRQDWVHQVATDITRCHSIVVTEKINLKGMTRKAKTGKRKRQKSGLNRSLLDVGIGMLKSAIEYKLVEGNGFYVEAPTRELKPTQRCAKCWKLTPKTLSDRMHVCSNPNCGHIEDRDVNSAQVCEIWVRSHELASLVADGSSSTSCGSMKQLAQAKRQKPRPS from the coding sequence TTGTACAATGCGGCGGTTTACAACCGAAAAACGCAATATCAGAAGCTTGGAAAGTCGGTCGATTATTTCGAGCAACAGAACTCACTTCCTGCATTCAAAGAAGTCTGGACAGAGTACAAAGAGCTAGGCTCTCAGGCTCTACAGGCAACCTTGAAGCGGGTCGATTTTGCGTTTCAACGTTTCTTCAAAGGCTTGGGTGGCTACCCCAAATTCAAATCAATTCGGCATTATTCGGGATGGACATATCCAGCAAAACCAGGCTGGAAAGCTCCCATTACAGGCGATAACGCATATCTGGAACTGTCCAATCTAGGATGGATTCAGATGCGTGGAAAGCCTAGAACGTGGGGCACTCCGAATACCTGCACAATTTGTTATCGCAATGGAAAGTGGTACGCATCAATCACGGTACAGTGCCAACCAGAGCGCGAATTGGGACAAGGTGTGATTGGTGCGGATTTTGGCTGTAAGACCGCAGTGGCATTGAGTGACGGAACTAAAATTGAGGCTCCGAAATTTCTTGCCACTGCTCAGAAGCAAATCCGCAAACTCTCGAAACAGTTACGCCGTAAACGTAAACCTGAAAAGCGGAAAATCAAAGCCTCAAGACGTTGGAAAGCAACACAGCGCAAGATTTCTAAAGTCAAGCGCAAAGCAGCAAATCAGCGTCAAGATTGGGTGCATCAAGTCGCGACAGACATTACACGCTGTCATAGCATCGTCGTGACTGAGAAAATCAACCTCAAAGGCATGACTCGTAAAGCCAAAACAGGTAAGCGCAAGCGTCAAAAATCAGGACTAAATCGCAGTTTGTTAGATGTTGGGATTGGGATGCTCAAATCTGCCATCGAATACAAGTTGGTCGAGGGGAATGGCTTCTACGTCGAGGCTCCAACCCGTGAACTCAAACCAACTCAACGATGTGCAAAATGCTGGAAACTCACACCTAAGACCCTCTCAGACCGAATGCACGTTTGCTCGAATCCGAATTGCGGTCATATCGAGGATAGGGATGTCAATTCTGCTCAAGTCTGCGAGATTTGGGTACGGAGTCACGAACTGGCTTCGCTAGTCGCTGATGGGTCTAGCTCTACTTCCTGCGGAAGCATGAAGCAACTAGCCCAAGCGAAGCGACAGAAACCGCGTCCCTCTTAG
- a CDS encoding hypothetical protein (hypothetical protein L8106_06884;~similar to AA sequence:cyanobase_aa:LBDG_45950) produces MDRSHSCDPLPSQSNQNSELQEIQDLQATKAQLQKEVEELRALCEAKLAQHSILKSREPKLSKAKLGLWLILVSTLALSIHNVIVRITIGQRVNLFGLFSIGGLIQPTIGNSLLILWLRMLVVVPLMIGIAGFLYPPAWRDLQRLILQRDRRPLFSIIGSGAFLFLSQVLIYIAIAQIGPGAAVTILFMYPLITVPLAWWMFHDRPTRLRIAVMTLILIGVVLTAIPSLGAAKIGGGVITALLSGIAFALYLIFMQLGFRKVHPVPVSVVQFLTVLVLSSFSLSLPISLGVSILPEARIGFFGGGLVLGAFTLVGYLANNFGVRYMGAAQASIVASSGPVLTAVLAALMIRTKLDWVQIAGILLVTIGVTALSLERMKKAKSA; encoded by the coding sequence ATGGATCGATCGCACTCGTGTGACCCTCTACCAAGCCAATCCAACCAGAATTCTGAATTGCAGGAGATTCAAGACCTGCAAGCAACGAAGGCACAACTCCAAAAAGAGGTGGAGGAACTGCGGGCGCTATGCGAGGCGAAGCTAGCGCAACATTCGATCCTCAAATCACGAGAGCCAAAACTCTCAAAAGCCAAATTAGGACTGTGGCTGATTTTGGTTTCGACCCTGGCACTGTCGATTCATAACGTGATTGTGAGAATTACGATCGGGCAACGGGTCAATCTCTTCGGACTCTTCTCGATCGGCGGATTGATCCAACCGACGATCGGTAACTCTTTGTTGATTCTCTGGTTACGAATGCTCGTCGTTGTCCCGCTGATGATTGGGATTGCAGGATTTCTTTATCCTCCAGCGTGGCGGGATTTGCAGCGATTAATTTTGCAGCGCGATCGTCGTCCTTTATTCTCGATCATTGGCAGTGGTGCATTTCTGTTTTTGTCGCAGGTTTTGATTTACATTGCGATCGCCCAAATCGGTCCGGGTGCGGCAGTGACGATTCTCTTCATGTATCCGCTGATCACTGTTCCGCTGGCTTGGTGGATGTTTCACGATCGACCGACTCGGTTACGCATTGCAGTGATGACTTTGATTCTGATTGGTGTAGTGCTGACTGCGATTCCAAGTCTGGGAGCCGCAAAAATTGGTGGAGGCGTAATCACAGCGCTTCTTTCAGGAATTGCGTTTGCGTTGTATCTGATCTTCATGCAGCTTGGATTTCGGAAAGTGCATCCCGTTCCAGTGAGCGTTGTGCAATTTCTTACAGTTCTGGTGCTGTCGAGTTTTAGTTTATCGTTGCCGATTTCGCTGGGTGTCTCGATTTTGCCTGAAGCGCGAATTGGATTCTTTGGCGGTGGATTGGTTTTAGGTGCATTTACCTTAGTCGGCTATTTGGCGAATAACTTCGGAGTGCGGTATATGGGAGCGGCACAGGCTTCGATCGTGGCTTCGAGTGGTCCCGTTCTGACTGCCGTTTTAGCTGCGTTAATGATTCGCACCAAACTCGATTGGGTACAGATTGCAGGAATTTTGCTGGTGACGATCGGGGTTACGGCTCTGAGTTTGGAACGAATGAAAAAAGCAAAATCAGCATGA
- a CDS encoding transketolase (similar to AA sequence:cyanobase_aa:LBDG_44940) has translation MVVAAQSLEELCINSIRFLAIDGVEKAKSGHPGLPMGAAPMSFVLWDKFMRVNPKNPKWFNRDRFVLSAGHGSMLQYALMYLTGFDSVTLDDLKQFRQLGSRTPGHPENFETAGIEVTTGPLGQGICNGVGLAMAEAHLAAKFNKPDSTIVDHYTYVIMGDGCNMEGVSGEACSLAGHLGLGKLIALYDDNHISIDGDTEVSFTEDVGKRYEAYGWQVLVVSDGDTNIQAIQEAIETAKKETSKPTLIKVRTTIGFGSPNKANTAGVHGAALGGDEVAATRKNLGWDYEPFEVPEDALNHWRKAIERGAKLEEEWNATFAEYKSKYAEDAAVFERMLSGKLPEGWEKALPTYTPEDKALATRQTSEKTLNAIAQVVPELIGGSADLTHSNLTLLKGFGDFQKGSYQNRNLRFGVREHGMGAICNGIALHNSGLIPYCATFLVFADYMRAAIRLSALSQAGVIYVMTHDSVALGEDGPTHQPVETIASLRAIPNLLVFRPADGNETSGAYKIAMERRHQPSLLAMTRQALPNLDGSSIDAVARGAYILSGSDDLPDIILVGTGSEVSLCVTAAEKLRAEGHKVRVVSMPCWELFEEQDEAYKNTIFPKADQKRLVVEAASSFGWQKYMGSEGDMISIERFGISAPGGEAMKKFGYTVENVVDRAKAVMGK, from the coding sequence ATGGTCGTTGCAGCCCAGTCACTCGAAGAACTTTGCATTAATTCGATTCGTTTTTTAGCGATCGACGGTGTTGAAAAAGCAAAATCCGGACACCCAGGCTTACCAATGGGTGCGGCTCCGATGTCCTTTGTTCTGTGGGACAAGTTCATGCGGGTCAATCCGAAAAACCCGAAATGGTTTAACCGCGATCGCTTCGTTCTGTCCGCAGGTCACGGTTCGATGCTGCAATACGCATTGATGTATCTCACCGGGTTCGATAGCGTTACGCTCGATGACCTCAAACAGTTCCGCCAACTCGGATCGCGCACTCCCGGACACCCGGAAAACTTTGAAACTGCTGGAATTGAAGTGACTACGGGTCCGCTCGGTCAAGGCATTTGTAACGGTGTCGGCTTGGCAATGGCGGAAGCGCACCTCGCGGCGAAATTCAACAAGCCAGATTCCACGATCGTCGATCACTACACCTATGTGATCATGGGCGATGGTTGCAACATGGAAGGCGTTTCGGGTGAAGCGTGTTCGCTGGCTGGACACTTAGGATTAGGTAAATTAATCGCACTGTACGACGATAACCACATCTCGATCGATGGCGATACTGAAGTTTCCTTTACCGAAGATGTCGGCAAGCGTTACGAAGCGTATGGCTGGCAAGTCCTAGTCGTTTCGGATGGCGATACGAACATCCAAGCGATTCAAGAAGCGATCGAGACTGCGAAAAAAGAAACCAGCAAACCGACTCTGATCAAAGTCAGAACTACGATCGGGTTTGGCTCACCGAACAAAGCGAATACCGCAGGCGTTCACGGTGCTGCATTGGGTGGCGATGAAGTTGCGGCAACCCGGAAAAACCTCGGATGGGATTACGAACCGTTTGAAGTTCCTGAAGATGCACTGAACCACTGGCGTAAAGCGATCGAGCGCGGTGCAAAACTCGAAGAAGAATGGAACGCGACTTTTGCAGAATACAAATCGAAGTATGCCGAAGATGCAGCAGTATTCGAGCGGATGTTGAGCGGCAAACTTCCCGAAGGTTGGGAAAAGGCTTTACCGACTTACACGCCAGAAGATAAAGCGTTGGCAACTCGTCAGACTTCTGAAAAAACTTTGAACGCGATCGCTCAAGTCGTTCCCGAACTGATCGGCGGTTCTGCTGACTTGACTCACTCGAATTTGACCTTGCTCAAAGGCTTCGGTGACTTCCAAAAAGGCTCTTACCAAAACCGTAACTTGCGCTTTGGTGTGCGGGAACACGGCATGGGCGCAATCTGTAACGGGATTGCTTTACACAATTCCGGTTTGATTCCTTACTGTGCGACCTTCTTGGTGTTTGCAGACTACATGAGAGCAGCGATTCGCCTCTCGGCACTGTCGCAAGCTGGAGTCATCTACGTTATGACTCACGATTCAGTTGCATTGGGTGAAGATGGACCGACTCACCAGCCCGTTGAAACGATCGCATCGTTAAGAGCAATTCCGAACCTCTTAGTCTTCCGTCCTGCTGATGGTAACGAAACCTCTGGTGCGTACAAGATTGCGATGGAGCGTCGGCATCAGCCTTCCTTGTTGGCAATGACTCGTCAAGCATTACCGAACTTGGATGGAAGCTCGATCGATGCAGTGGCTCGTGGTGCTTACATTCTCTCTGGCAGCGATGATCTGCCTGACATCATCCTGGTTGGAACCGGAAGCGAAGTGAGCCTTTGTGTTACCGCTGCTGAAAAACTTCGCGCAGAAGGTCACAAAGTTCGCGTCGTATCGATGCCTTGTTGGGAACTGTTCGAGGAGCAGGACGAAGCTTACAAGAACACGATTTTCCCGAAAGCGGATCAAAAACGTCTCGTGGTTGAAGCGGCTTCGAGCTTCGGTTGGCAGAAATACATGGGCAGCGAAGGCGACATGATCAGCATTGAGCGCTTCGGAATTTCGGCTCCGGGTGGTGAAGCGATGAAGAAATTCGGCTACACCGTTGAAAATGTTGTCGATCGTGCGAAAGCGGTTATGGGCAAATAG